A genomic region of Tsukamurella pulmonis contains the following coding sequences:
- a CDS encoding condensation domain-containing protein: MEYTELADYPLTTGVVTEWIPVVVDPDTGWRADHRPPSHNQADHVRRAAHHETTVVRPGEWIGGVWQIDEDLDEDALRRALRGWFGRHEAFRSLISHAEDGTLLRTTTPPESIDFVAQSVGKLTTSLRVYQHLKNYFDATITPSRWPHCVLATVDNPAGPGFTIVFGADHSVMDAYTQVLAISELTELYRAERADRPARLTPSSSYLDFCALERDQFEHIDFEHPAVRTWLDYLAEDDGESPRFGLPLTDRDARANLRVFQSSLSLQLLDVERTAAFDAACKAAGGKAGNGVVGAFARAEAGLTGSDHVRFVMPMHTRSEERWATSAGWFVGLMPVDLALPATSALSATLESVADALRRNRDVVPVPYPLLSSIVEERTGRGLPAPRYVLSYVDVRYVPGAAEWGEQNAAVLRSECTADDELYIWISRSHTGLYFSARFPSNPVASANVFRLIAALREQLAEVIDHASDVPTALTGHAG, encoded by the coding sequence ATGGAATACACCGAACTGGCCGACTACCCGCTCACGACCGGCGTCGTCACCGAGTGGATCCCCGTGGTCGTCGATCCCGATACCGGCTGGCGCGCCGATCACCGGCCGCCGAGCCACAACCAGGCGGACCACGTGCGGCGCGCGGCGCACCACGAGACCACCGTCGTGCGGCCGGGCGAGTGGATCGGCGGGGTCTGGCAGATCGACGAGGATCTCGACGAGGACGCCCTGCGCCGGGCCCTGCGCGGCTGGTTCGGCCGCCACGAGGCCTTCCGCAGCCTCATCTCGCACGCCGAGGACGGCACCCTGCTGCGCACCACCACCCCGCCGGAGTCGATCGACTTCGTCGCGCAGAGCGTCGGCAAGCTGACCACCTCGCTGCGGGTCTATCAGCACCTGAAGAACTACTTCGACGCCACGATCACGCCCTCGCGCTGGCCGCACTGCGTGCTCGCCACCGTCGACAACCCGGCGGGCCCCGGTTTCACCATCGTCTTCGGCGCGGACCACTCCGTGATGGACGCCTACACCCAGGTGCTCGCCATCAGCGAGCTCACCGAGCTCTACCGCGCGGAGCGGGCGGACCGGCCCGCCCGGCTGACGCCGTCGAGCAGCTACCTCGACTTCTGCGCGCTGGAGCGGGATCAGTTCGAGCACATCGACTTCGAGCACCCGGCGGTGCGCACGTGGCTGGACTACCTCGCCGAGGACGACGGGGAGTCGCCCCGCTTCGGCCTCCCGCTCACCGATCGCGACGCCCGCGCCAACCTGCGGGTCTTCCAGTCCAGCCTGTCCCTGCAGCTGCTCGACGTCGAGCGCACCGCCGCCTTCGACGCGGCCTGCAAGGCGGCCGGCGGCAAGGCGGGCAACGGCGTGGTCGGCGCGTTCGCGCGGGCCGAGGCAGGGCTGACCGGCAGTGACCACGTGCGCTTCGTGATGCCGATGCATACCCGCTCGGAGGAGCGCTGGGCCACCTCCGCCGGCTGGTTCGTCGGCCTCATGCCGGTGGACCTGGCGCTGCCGGCCACCTCGGCGCTCAGCGCCACGCTGGAGTCGGTCGCGGACGCCCTGCGCCGCAACCGCGACGTCGTGCCGGTCCCGTACCCGCTGCTCTCGTCGATCGTCGAGGAGCGCACGGGCCGTGGGCTTCCCGCGCCGCGGTACGTGCTCAGCTACGTCGACGTCCGCTACGTCCCCGGTGCCGCCGAGTGGGGCGAGCAGAACGCCGCGGTGCTGCGCTCGGAGTGCACCGCCGACGACGAGCTCTACATCTGGATCAGCCGCTCGCACACGGGCCTGTACTTCTCGGCCCGCTTCCCGTCGAACCCGGTCGCCTCGGCGAACGTCTTCCGGCTCATCGCCGCGCTGCGCGAGCAGCTGGCCGAGGTGATCGACCACGCCAGCGACGTCCCCACCGCCCTGACCGGCCACGCCGGCTGA